Proteins encoded within one genomic window of Paenarthrobacter sp. JL.01a:
- a CDS encoding fatty acid desaturase family protein, producing the protein MAPTSTAERPKARAIQPNPVVQSYSELLKSVKAAGLLERRSGFYIWVFVALMLLMAGTWLGFALIGESWYQLLIAAAVGILCTQLSFLAHEAGHKQIFASRRANDWSARLLATGVAGISYSWWEQKHGAHHNHPNVISKDPDIRNNALVFHEDAAAERKGRLAFLTKKQGWFFFPLLTLLGLSLQFDSLRFVFGKQNVRHRWVETPILVARLSALPVLAFTFLPIGMAFAFLGVQIMVYGFYMGASFAPNHKGMPVLPKDSRVDFLNRQILTSRNISGGRFMDFLLGGLNRQVEHHLFPDMARPQLHKASAIVREFCAKHAIPYTETTLVQSYGIVVRYLNDVGLAAGRGFDCPVASTHGRF; encoded by the coding sequence ATGGCACCCACGTCCACCGCTGAGCGCCCCAAAGCACGCGCAATTCAGCCAAATCCGGTTGTCCAGAGCTACTCAGAGCTCCTCAAGTCCGTCAAAGCAGCAGGGCTTCTTGAACGTCGCAGCGGCTTCTACATCTGGGTCTTCGTGGCCCTCATGCTTCTCATGGCCGGAACATGGCTCGGCTTCGCCCTGATCGGCGAGTCCTGGTATCAACTCCTGATTGCTGCCGCCGTCGGCATCCTGTGCACGCAGCTGAGCTTCCTGGCCCATGAGGCCGGGCACAAGCAGATCTTCGCCTCGCGCCGCGCAAACGACTGGTCGGCCCGGCTCCTTGCCACTGGAGTAGCCGGCATCAGCTACTCCTGGTGGGAACAGAAGCACGGCGCACACCACAACCATCCCAACGTCATCTCCAAGGACCCCGACATCCGGAACAACGCCTTGGTCTTCCACGAAGATGCCGCGGCTGAACGCAAGGGCCGCCTGGCGTTCCTGACGAAGAAGCAGGGCTGGTTCTTCTTCCCGCTCCTGACGTTGCTTGGACTTAGCCTCCAGTTCGACTCACTGCGCTTTGTCTTCGGCAAGCAAAACGTTCGCCACCGCTGGGTTGAGACTCCCATCCTCGTGGCGCGGCTAAGCGCTCTCCCTGTCCTGGCCTTCACTTTCCTGCCCATAGGAATGGCCTTTGCCTTCCTTGGCGTCCAAATCATGGTCTATGGCTTCTACATGGGGGCCTCGTTCGCGCCCAACCACAAGGGCATGCCCGTCCTGCCCAAGGACAGCCGCGTGGATTTCCTCAACCGCCAGATCCTGACTTCACGCAACATTTCCGGCGGACGCTTCATGGATTTCCTTCTTGGCGGTCTCAACCGCCAGGTGGAGCACCACCTGTTCCCGGATATGGCGCGGCCCCAGCTGCACAAAGCATCAGCGATTGTGCGCGAATTCTGCGCCAAGCATGCCATCCCGTACACCGAAACAACCCTGGTGCAGTCTTACGGCATCGTGGTCCGGTACCTCAATGACGTTGGCCTGGCAGCCGGCCGCGGCTTCGACTGCCCCGTAGCCTCGACGCACGGACGCTTCTAG
- the argC gene encoding N-acetyl-gamma-glutamyl-phosphate reductase: MTISVAVSGASGYAGGEVLRLLANHPNVTIGAITAHSNAGSRLGELQPHLHGLASRILEETTVENLSGHDVVFLALPHGTSAGIAAQLPEGTVVIDAGADHRLQDAAAWEKFYGSEHAGTWPYGLPELPGQREALKGAKRIAVPGCYPTSALLALTPGFANNLLLTDDVVIVSASGTSGAGKAAKVNLIGSEVMGSMSPYGVGGGHRHTPEIEQGLSNVAGEPVTVSFTPTLAPMSRGILTTATAKVGHGVTEAELRQAWADAYDDEPFVHLLPEGQWPTTKSVQGSNHAVMQLAFDAHAGRVIVTCAIDNLTKGTGGGAVQSMNIALGLDETAGLNLQGVAP, translated from the coding sequence ATGACTATTTCTGTTGCCGTCTCCGGTGCCAGCGGCTACGCCGGGGGAGAAGTGCTGCGCCTGTTGGCGAACCATCCCAACGTCACCATCGGTGCGATCACCGCGCACAGCAACGCCGGTTCCAGACTAGGGGAGTTGCAGCCGCATCTCCATGGTTTGGCAAGCCGGATCCTGGAAGAGACCACGGTGGAGAACCTGTCCGGTCACGACGTCGTGTTCCTTGCCCTGCCGCACGGAACCTCCGCCGGGATCGCGGCGCAGTTGCCCGAAGGCACGGTAGTCATCGACGCCGGGGCGGACCACCGTTTGCAGGACGCGGCAGCCTGGGAAAAGTTCTACGGCTCCGAGCACGCGGGCACCTGGCCCTACGGGCTGCCGGAACTTCCGGGCCAGCGTGAGGCGCTCAAGGGCGCCAAGCGGATCGCCGTCCCTGGCTGCTACCCGACGTCGGCTCTGCTCGCTTTGACGCCCGGGTTCGCCAACAACCTTCTCCTGACGGACGACGTCGTCATCGTTTCCGCCTCCGGTACCTCGGGCGCCGGCAAGGCGGCCAAGGTCAACCTGATCGGTTCGGAGGTCATGGGTTCCATGAGCCCCTACGGCGTGGGTGGCGGTCATCGCCACACGCCGGAAATCGAACAAGGGCTCAGCAACGTCGCCGGCGAACCCGTCACGGTGTCCTTTACCCCGACCCTCGCCCCCATGAGCCGAGGCATCCTCACGACGGCCACGGCCAAGGTTGGTCACGGCGTCACCGAAGCCGAGTTGCGCCAGGCGTGGGCAGATGCTTACGACGACGAGCCGTTTGTCCACCTGCTGCCCGAAGGCCAGTGGCCCACCACCAAGTCGGTGCAGGGGTCAAACCACGCGGTCATGCAGCTTGCGTTCGATGCCCACGCGGGCCGTGTGATTGTCACTTGCGCCATAGACAACCTGACCAAAGGGACCGGCGGCGGAGCCGTGCAGTCCATGAACATTGCCCTCGGCCTGGATGAAACAGCCGGCCTGAACCTGCAGGGAGTTGCACCGTGA
- a CDS encoding quinone oxidoreductase family protein — protein MTHAIVAQQAGGPEVLEYASVELPAPGPGQLLIKVAATGVNFIETYQRNGTYKVDYPFTPGAEAAGVVEAVGEGVEEFAVGDRVATAEGTKTYAEYAFVEAAKALPVPAGVDDHTAAALPLQGITAHYLMNSSFRVEPGHTVLLHAGAGGVGLLLTQLLKARGARVITTVSSDEKADLSTLAGADEVLRYEGFADKVRELTDGEGVNVVYDGVGKDTFDESLKSLRIRGAMVLFGAASGPVPPFDPQRLNAAGSLTLTRPTMAHFVQNAQERRWRSTEIFDAAANGTLSVRVGATYPLAEAAQAHRDLEGRRTTGKVLLVP, from the coding sequence ATGACGCACGCAATCGTTGCACAGCAAGCCGGAGGACCCGAGGTCCTTGAGTACGCTTCCGTCGAATTACCGGCCCCGGGCCCCGGACAGCTGCTGATCAAAGTCGCAGCCACCGGAGTCAACTTCATCGAAACCTACCAGCGCAACGGCACCTACAAAGTGGACTACCCCTTCACTCCCGGCGCCGAAGCAGCAGGCGTCGTGGAGGCGGTCGGTGAAGGTGTTGAAGAATTCGCCGTGGGAGACCGCGTTGCCACGGCTGAAGGGACCAAGACGTACGCGGAGTACGCCTTCGTGGAGGCGGCCAAAGCGCTTCCGGTACCTGCCGGCGTCGACGACCACACAGCAGCCGCCCTGCCACTGCAGGGAATCACGGCGCACTACCTGATGAATTCCTCGTTCCGGGTGGAGCCCGGCCACACAGTACTTCTGCACGCTGGAGCCGGCGGTGTGGGCCTGCTGTTGACCCAACTGCTGAAGGCACGCGGAGCCCGCGTCATCACCACTGTCTCCAGTGATGAGAAAGCCGATCTGTCCACCCTGGCAGGCGCCGATGAGGTCCTGCGCTATGAAGGCTTCGCGGACAAAGTCCGCGAACTTACCGACGGCGAGGGCGTCAACGTGGTGTACGACGGCGTCGGAAAGGACACGTTCGATGAGTCCTTGAAGAGCCTGCGGATCCGCGGCGCCATGGTGCTTTTCGGCGCCGCTTCGGGGCCCGTACCGCCCTTTGACCCGCAGCGGCTGAACGCAGCCGGATCGCTGACCCTGACCCGGCCGACCATGGCGCACTTCGTTCAGAACGCCCAGGAACGCCGGTGGCGCTCCACCGAAATTTTCGACGCCGCGGCAAACGGCACCCTTTCAGTAAGGGTGGGCGCCACGTACCCCTTGGCTGAGGCTGCCCAAGCACACCGTGATCTGGAGGGCCGGCGCACCACCGGCAAAGTCCTGCTGGTGCCCTAA
- the argB gene encoding acetylglutamate kinase gives MTAHTRENTSMSAAQDKAATLIEALPWIQRFAGTTMVIKYGGNAMVNDDLRRAFAEDIVFLHHVGIHPVVVHGGGPQINSMLGRLGIESEFKGGLRVTTPEAMDVVRMVLTGQVGRELVGLINSHGPYAVGMSGEDGGLLRAVRTGTVVDGEEVDLGLVGEVVGVDPAGIKDILDAGRIPVISTVAPEITEDGNGFQTTGQVLNVNADTAAAAVASALGASKLVILTDVEGLYANWPDKSSLISSLTASELRDMLPKLESGMIPKMAACLKAIDEGVERAHIVDGRLAHSMLLETFTTAGIGTQVVPDEDVNA, from the coding sequence ATGACTGCGCATACCCGCGAGAACACGTCCATGAGTGCAGCCCAGGACAAAGCGGCAACACTGATCGAGGCCTTGCCATGGATCCAGCGTTTCGCCGGAACCACCATGGTGATCAAGTACGGTGGCAACGCGATGGTGAACGATGACCTTCGCCGCGCCTTCGCCGAAGACATTGTGTTCCTCCACCACGTCGGCATCCACCCGGTGGTTGTCCACGGTGGCGGCCCGCAGATCAACTCCATGCTCGGCAGGCTCGGTATCGAGTCCGAGTTCAAGGGCGGCCTGCGGGTCACTACCCCCGAAGCCATGGATGTTGTCCGCATGGTCCTCACGGGCCAGGTGGGACGCGAACTCGTTGGCCTCATCAACTCCCATGGCCCGTACGCCGTCGGCATGTCCGGCGAAGACGGCGGGCTCCTGCGTGCCGTGCGCACCGGCACCGTGGTGGACGGCGAGGAAGTGGACCTTGGCCTGGTTGGCGAAGTCGTGGGCGTGGATCCAGCAGGTATCAAGGACATCCTAGACGCCGGTCGCATCCCCGTGATCTCCACCGTCGCCCCGGAAATCACTGAGGACGGCAACGGCTTCCAGACCACCGGCCAGGTCCTCAACGTCAACGCCGATACCGCCGCGGCTGCCGTCGCGTCAGCCTTGGGGGCCTCCAAGCTGGTCATCCTGACCGACGTCGAAGGCCTCTACGCCAACTGGCCGGACAAATCCTCGCTGATTTCCTCGCTGACCGCTTCAGAGCTCCGCGACATGCTCCCCAAACTCGAATCCGGCATGATCCCCAAGATGGCCGCCTGCCTGAAAGCCATCGACGAAGGCGTGGAGCGCGCCCATATTGTCGACGGCCGCCTGGCGCACTCGATGCTGTTGGAGACCTTTACGACAGCGGGCATAGGCACCCAAGTAGTACCCGACGAGGACGTGAACGCATGA
- the argJ gene encoding bifunctional glutamate N-acetyltransferase/amino-acid acetyltransferase ArgJ — translation MTITAPKGFRAAGIKAGIKASGKPDLALVINDGPSKAAAAVFTSNRVAAAPVHWSRQVVSDGRVDAVVLNSGGANACTGPQGFQNTHATAEKVAEVLGVSASDVVVCSTGLIGEQLPMDKILPGVEAAAKELSEDGGAAAATAIMTTDSVSKEAVFTGKDAEGKPYTVGGIAKGAGMLAPGLATMLVVLTTDAEVPANELDVVLRDATRVTFDRADSDGCMSTNDTVVLLASGASEALPSAEQLTEAVTAVCAELARKLIGDAEGASHDIAIRTFNAASERDAEIVGRSVARSNLFKAAIFGKDPNWGRVLSAVGTTDAVFEADQLNVAMNGIQICRNGAIGDDRNLVDLEPREVLVEIDLQAGDAEATIWTNDLTHDYVHENSAYSS, via the coding sequence GTGACCATTACCGCCCCCAAGGGATTCCGTGCCGCTGGCATCAAGGCCGGCATCAAGGCCTCCGGCAAACCCGATCTGGCACTCGTCATCAACGATGGCCCCTCCAAGGCCGCCGCTGCAGTCTTCACCTCCAACCGGGTGGCAGCAGCGCCCGTGCACTGGTCCCGCCAAGTGGTCAGCGACGGCCGCGTAGACGCCGTTGTGCTGAACTCCGGTGGAGCCAATGCCTGCACAGGCCCGCAGGGCTTCCAGAACACCCATGCCACGGCCGAGAAAGTGGCAGAAGTGCTGGGAGTCTCAGCTTCCGACGTCGTCGTGTGCTCAACCGGGCTGATCGGCGAGCAGCTGCCCATGGACAAGATCCTTCCGGGCGTCGAGGCAGCCGCCAAGGAGCTCAGCGAGGACGGCGGTGCCGCTGCCGCAACCGCCATCATGACCACCGACAGCGTCTCCAAGGAAGCCGTCTTCACCGGCAAGGACGCTGAGGGCAAACCGTACACAGTAGGCGGGATTGCCAAGGGCGCGGGCATGCTCGCCCCGGGGCTGGCCACCATGCTGGTGGTGCTGACGACGGACGCTGAAGTACCGGCCAATGAGCTCGATGTTGTGCTTCGCGACGCCACACGCGTCACGTTCGACCGGGCCGATTCGGACGGCTGCATGTCCACGAACGACACGGTGGTGCTGTTGGCCTCCGGCGCCTCCGAAGCACTGCCGTCGGCAGAGCAGTTGACCGAAGCGGTGACCGCCGTGTGCGCCGAACTGGCCCGCAAGCTCATTGGCGACGCAGAAGGTGCCAGCCACGACATCGCCATCCGGACCTTCAATGCTGCCAGTGAACGCGACGCCGAAATCGTCGGACGCTCGGTGGCCCGCTCCAACCTCTTCAAGGCCGCGATCTTCGGCAAGGACCCAAACTGGGGCCGGGTGCTGTCCGCAGTAGGAACCACGGACGCCGTGTTCGAAGCCGACCAGCTCAACGTTGCCATGAACGGCATCCAGATCTGCCGCAACGGTGCCATCGGCGATGACCGTAACCTGGTGGACTTGGAGCCACGCGAAGTTCTCGTGGAAATCGATTTGCAAGCCGGAGACGCCGAGGCGACCATCTGGACCAACGACCTCACGCACGACTACGTGCATGAGAACAGCGCGTACTCGAGCTAA